One genomic segment of Rhizorhabdus phycosphaerae includes these proteins:
- a CDS encoding nuclear transport factor 2 family protein, producing the protein MSLSELMDKDAIQQVYIRYCEIVDAKDFDRMDEVFHEDCVGDYTQALGPGVISPNRASLIASMHANLGPDSSCGATHHNVLNFRIAVDGDRATAKVHYYAVHRGRGRWDGALYSMWGQYADDLVRTPSGWRVARRVYTVALTDGPSEVVAGP; encoded by the coding sequence ATGTCGCTATCTGAACTGATGGACAAGGATGCGATCCAACAGGTCTACATCCGCTACTGCGAAATCGTCGACGCCAAGGATTTCGACCGGATGGACGAGGTCTTCCATGAGGACTGCGTGGGCGATTACACCCAGGCGCTGGGGCCGGGCGTGATCAGCCCCAACCGGGCCAGCCTGATCGCGTCGATGCACGCCAATCTCGGCCCCGACTCGAGCTGCGGCGCCACGCACCACAATGTGCTGAACTTCCGCATCGCGGTGGACGGCGACCGCGCCACCGCCAAAGTTCATTATTATGCGGTCCATCGCGGACGCGGGCGCTGGGACGGCGCGCTCTATTCGATGTGGGGCCAATATGCCGACGATCTCGTCCGCACGCCGTCCGGCTGGCGCGTCGCGCGGCGGGTCTACACCGTCGCCCTGACCGACGGCCCGTCCGAGGTCGTCGCCGGCCCCTGA